Proteins from one Rhinoraja longicauda isolate Sanriku21f chromosome 41, sRhiLon1.1, whole genome shotgun sequence genomic window:
- the LOC144611762 gene encoding LOW QUALITY PROTEIN: EH domain-containing protein 2-like (The sequence of the model RefSeq protein was modified relative to this genomic sequence to represent the inferred CDS: inserted 2 bases in 2 codons; deleted 4 bases in 4 codons), translating into MFSWMKKHEKKTPEEIQTVTEGLRRLYRSKLLPLEEFYRFHDFHSPALEDADFDNKPMILVVGQYSTGKTTFIQYLLEEDFPGSRVGPEPTTDSFIAVMHGEVESVIPGNALIVDPDKPFRKLNPFGNSFLNRLTCAQLPNQVLESISIIDTPGILSGAKQRVSRGYDFPAVLQWFAERVDRIILLFDAHKLEISDEFSEAIRALKGNEDKIRVVLNKADQVDTQQLMRVYGALMWSLGKVINTPEVLRVYIGSFWSEPLLISSNRKLFELEEQDLFQDLQNLPRNAALRKLNDLVKRARLVRVHAYIMSYLKKEMPSVFGKENKKKHLISKLDXIFAKIQLEHHISPGDFPDCNKMQEQLMVHDFTKFPALKPKMLEALDDMLTYEIAKLMPLVRQEELEMPEQMVHGGAFDGTSNGPFIEGMCDGAYEVGEDDEWVVTKDKPKYDEIFYNLSPTDGKINGVKAKNXMITTKLPNSVLGKIWKLSDVDKDGMLDDEEFALASHLIEVKLDGHGLPSELPGYLVPPSKRRQVGSAE; encoded by the exons ATGTTCAGTTGGATGAAGAAACATGAGAAGAAGACCCCAGAGGAGATCCAGACGGTGACG GAGGGGTTGCGGCGACTCTATCGCTCAAAGCTGCTGCCGCTGGAGGAG TTTTACCGCTTCCACGACTTCCACTCGCCCGCTCTAGAAGACGCCGACTTCGACAACAAGCCCATGATCCTGGTGGTGGGTCAATACTCCACTGGGAAGACCACCTTCATCCAGTACCTGCTGGAGGAGGATTTCCCAGGCAGTCGGGTGGGGCCCGAACCCACCACCGACTCCTTCATCGCCGTT ATGCACGGAGAGGTGGAGAGTGTAATCCCGGGCAACGCGTTGATCGTCGAC CCCGACAAACCATTCCGAAAGCTCAACCCCTTCGGCAACTCCTTCCTCAACAG GTTGACCTGCGCCCAGCTGCCCAATCAGGTACTGGAGAGCATCAGCATCATCGACACGCCAGGGATCCTGTCTGGAGCCAAACAGCGGGTGAGCAGAG GCTACGACTTCCCGGCCGTTCTGCAGTGGTTTGCCGAGCGAGTAGACCGCATCATCCTCCTGTTCGACGCCCACAAGCTGGAGATCTCCGATGAGTTCTCAGAGGCCATCCGGGCTCTGAAGGGCAACGAGGACAAGATCAGGGTGGTGCTGAACAAGGCCGACCAGGTGGACACCCAGCAGCTGATGCGGGTGTATGGGGCCCTCATGTGGTCCCTGGGGAAGGTCATCAACACTCCCGAGGTTCTCCGCGTCTACATCGGCTCCTTCTGGTCCGAGCCGCTGCTCATCTCCAGCAACCGGAAGCTGTTTGAGCTGGAGGAGCAGGACCTCTTCCAGGATCTGCAGAACCTGCCCAGGAACGCTGCCCTGCGGAAGCTCAACGACCTGGTGAAGAGAGCAAGGCTCGTGAGG GTTCACGCCTACATCATGAGCTACCTCAAGAAGGAAATGCCCTCGGTGTTTGGCAAGGAGAACAAGAAGAAGCACCTGATCTCAAAATTGG AGATCTTTGCCAAGATTCAATTGGAGCATCACATCTCTCCCGGAGACTTTCCAGACTGCAACAAAATGCAG GAGCAGCTTATGGTCCACGATTTCACCAAGTTCCCAGCCCTGAAGCCCAAGATGCTGGAGGCACTGGACGACATGTTGACGTACGAGATCGCCAAGCTGATGCCCCTTGTGCGGCAGGAGGAGCTGGAGATGCCGGAGCAGATGGTGCACGGCGGAGCCTTTGATGGAACGTCCAATGGGCCGTTCATCGAGGGGATGTGTGACGGAGCGTACGAGGTTGGCGAGGATGACGAGTGGGTTGTCACCAAGGACAAGCCGAAGTACGATGAGATCTTCTACAATCTGTCGCCCACTGACGGCAAGATCAATGGTGTGAAGGCCAAGA TGATGATCACCACCAAGCTGCCCAACTCCGTCCTGGGGAAGATCTGGAAGCTCTCGGACGTGGACAAGGATGGCATGCTGGACGACGAGGAGTTTGCTCTGGCCAGCCACCTCATCGAGGTCAAGTTGGACGGCCATGGGCTACCCAGTGAGCTGCCGGGTTACCTGGTGCCCCCCTCCAAGAGGAGGCAGGTGGGATCGGCAGAGTAA